A genomic segment from Candidatus Acidiferrales bacterium encodes:
- a CDS encoding aminotransferase class III-fold pyridoxal phosphate-dependent enzyme has product MSESFRLIEEQCLDNARRMGDLLMSRLRDWPERHPIVGEVRGKGLMIGIEIVRDRKTRQMAPELRDQIVRRALERGLLVLGCGASTFRMMRRS; this is encoded by the coding sequence ATGAGCGAGTCATTTCGACTCATCGAGGAGCAGTGCCTTGACAACGCCCGGCGGATGGGCGACCTCTTGATGAGCCGCCTGCGCGACTGGCCCGAACGCCACCCCATCGTGGGGGAGGTCCGCGGCAAGGGACTCATGATCGGGATCGAAATCGTCCGCGACCGGAAAACGCGCCAGATGGCGCCCGAGCTGCGCGATCAGATCGTCCGGAGAGCTTTGGAGCGCGGCCTGCTCGTCTTGGGTTGCGGGGCAAGCACCTTCCGCATGATGCGCCGCTCGTGA